From the genome of Pelobates fuscus isolate aPelFus1 chromosome 6, aPelFus1.pri, whole genome shotgun sequence, one region includes:
- the LOC134614215 gene encoding uncharacterized LOC128125818 homolog → MEDFLLILYFSFFICLCALVCLYFSGCQELTYKHEEACCGDVFWI, encoded by the exons ATGGAAGATTTCCTCCTCATTCTGTATTTCTCGTTCTTCATTTGTCTGTGTGCCTTGGTGTGTCTGTATTTTTCTGGATGCCAGGAACTGACCTATAAGCACGAGG aGGCGTGTTGTGGAGACGTTTTTTGGATTTGA